The Fragaria vesca subsp. vesca linkage group LG2, FraVesHawaii_1.0, whole genome shotgun sequence genome includes a window with the following:
- the LOC101308637 gene encoding uncharacterized protein At5g08430-like isoform 1 produces MSDSDTSGTGVAEILKQMRTRKASKRLEFIGWGSEPLIKFLKSIGKDTTEKLSQFDLDKIIYNYMRDNELYDTKNKRKALCDQSLQSIFRKKSVLLEKIYGLLWEHLAENVTEDSESDDEDEIKLLDKNKGTAHDHKKRRVSSDTTIASDEQKASPRFQKSCFASIVTENLKLVYIKRTLLEKLLKEPDHSESKILGSFVRVKNDSLDYLQRSTHQLSQVKGIVCTCSQYQAMRFVTDVKPCRLDALTCKVSDVSILYKPKTIFDWIYPNEIIIRLIFSKGDIILIPPLAFKSTKSLLVCFVLFPCRHKGNLSNQW; encoded by the coding sequence ATGTCAGATAGCGACACTAGTGGCACTGGTGTTGCAGAAATTCTGAAGCAAATGAGAACAAGGAAAGCATCTAAGCGGCTGGAGTTTATAGGATGGGGTTCTGAACCTCTCATCAAGTTCTTAAAATCCATTGGGAAGGATACAACCGAAAAGTTGTCTCAGTTTGATTTGGACAAAATTATCTACAACTACATGAGAGATAATGAGCTTTATGACACCAAAAACAAGAGAAAGGCTCTATGTGATCAAAGTCTGCAATCCATTTTCAGAAAAAAATCTGTACTCTTAGAAAAGATATATGGTCTTCTATGGGAACATCTTGCTGAGAACGTAACAGAGGATAGCGAAAGCGATGATGAAGATGAAATCAAATTGTTAGATAAGAACAAAGGTACTGCACATGACCACAAGAAGAGAAGAGTGAGCTCTGATACAACCATAGCATCTGATGAACAGAAAGCGAGTCCTAGATTCCAAAAGAGCTGTTTCGCATCTATCGTTACTGAGAATTTGAAGCTTGTTTACATAAAGAGGACCTTACTGGAGAAGTTACTGAAGGAGCCTGACCATTCGGAAAGTAAGATACTGGGGAGTTTTGTAAGAGTGAAAAATGATTCCCTAGACTACCTTCAGAGAAGTACTCACCAACTTTCACAAGTTAAAGGTATTGTGTGTACTTGCAGTCAATATCAGGCGATGCGTTTTGTTACTGATGTCAAACCTTGTCGTTTGGATGCTTTGACATGCAAAGTTAGTGATGTATCTATACTTTATAAGCCTAAAACCATCTTTGATTGGATATACCCCAATGAGATTATCATAAGACTGATCTTCAGCAAAGGAGATATAATCTTGATACCTCCATTGGCTTTTAAGTCCACTAAGAGTCTTTTGGTTTGCTTTGTTCTATTTCCTTGCAGGCATAAAGGAAATCTTAGCAACCAATGGTGA
- the LOC101308637 gene encoding uncharacterized protein At5g08430-like isoform 2: MSDSDTSGTGVAEILKQMRTRKASKRLEFIGWGSEPLIKFLKSIGKDTTEKLSQFDLDKIIYNYMRDNELYDTKNKRKALCDQSLQSIFRKKSVLLEKIYGLLWEHLAENVTEDSESDDEDEIKLLDKNKGTAHDHKKRRVSSDTTIASDEQKASPRFQKSCFASIVTENLKLVYIKRTLLEKLLKEPDHSESKILGSFVRVKNDSLDYLQRSTHQLSQVKGIVCTCSQYQAMRFVTDVKPCRLDALTCKA, translated from the exons ATGTCAGATAGCGACACTAGTGGCACTGGTGTTGCAGAAATTCTGAAGCAAATGAGAACAAGGAAAGCATCTAAGCGGCTGGAGTTTATAGGATGGGGTTCTGAACCTCTCATCAAGTTCTTAAAATCCATTGGGAAGGATACAACCGAAAAGTTGTCTCAGTTTGATTTGGACAAAATTATCTACAACTACATGAGAGATAATGAGCTTTATGACACCAAAAACAAGAGAAAGGCTCTATGTGATCAAAGTCTGCAATCCATTTTCAGAAAAAAATCTGTACTCTTAGAAAAGATATATGGTCTTCTATGGGAACATCTTGCTGAGAACGTAACAGAGGATAGCGAAAGCGATGATGAAGATGAAATCAAATTGTTAGATAAGAACAAAGGTACTGCACATGACCACAAGAAGAGAAGAGTGAGCTCTGATACAACCATAGCATCTGATGAACAGAAAGCGAGTCCTAGATTCCAAAAGAGCTGTTTCGCATCTATCGTTACTGAGAATTTGAAGCTTGTTTACATAAAGAGGACCTTACTGGAGAAGTTACTGAAGGAGCCTGACCATTCGGAAAGTAAGATACTGGGGAGTTTTGTAAGAGTGAAAAATGATTCCCTAGACTACCTTCAGAGAAGTACTCACCAACTTTCACAAGTTAAAGGTATTGTGTGTACTTGCAGTCAATATCAGGCGATGCGTTTTGTTACTGATGTCAAACCTTGTCGTTTGGATGCTTTGACATGCAAA GCATAA